In Balearica regulorum gibbericeps isolate bBalReg1 chromosome 2, bBalReg1.pri, whole genome shotgun sequence, one DNA window encodes the following:
- the NRSN1 gene encoding neurensin-1 isoform X1: protein MAASCQRNGGSEKRGRLCLFFQVGRMSSYADVCGSKHTQGSTEGGYQRYGVRSYLHQFYEDCTASIWEYEDDFQIQRSPSRWSSTFWKVGLISGTAFMLIGLTVLVVGFLVPPKIEALGKDDFVVVDTRAIQFNGSLDICKLAGAILFCVGGSTVAACLLMSAFAKSYSKEEKYLQQRFKERIADIKAHANPVTKAPAPGESKIPVTLSKVQSVQPLSET, encoded by the exons ATGGCAGCTAGCTGTCAAAGAAATGGTGGCAGTGAGAAAAGAGGACGACTTTGCCTCTTTTTTCAG GTAGGAAGGATGAGCTCCTATGCTGATGTTTGTGGGTCCAAGCATACGCAGGGCAGCACCGAGGGAGGGTACCAACGCTACGGAGTTCGATCCTACCTGCATCAGTTTTATGAGGACTGCACAGCTTCAATTTGGGAGTATGAGGATGATTTTCAGATCCAGAGATCGCCTAGCAGGTGGAGCTCTACATTCTGGAAG gtcGGACTCATCTCTGGGACGGCTTTTATGCTGATAGGTTTAACAGTTCTTGTAGTGGGTTTTCTTGTGCCACCAAAAATTGAAGCTCTTGGGAAAGATGATTTTGTTGTGGTGGATACCCGTGCCATTCAGTTTAATGGGTCCCTTGATATATGCAAGCTGGCTGGAGCAATCTTGTTTTGCGTTGGAGGGTCCACCGTGGCGGCATGTCTGCTGATGTCTGCTTTTGCTAAAAGTTActccaaagaagaaaagtacCTCCAGCAAAGATTTAAAGAGAGAATAGCTGATATAAAAGCCCACGCAAATCCAGTCACAAAAGCGCCAGCACCGGGAGAATCAAAGATACCCGTCACTTTGTCCAAAGTTCAAAGTGTCCAACCTTTATCTGAAACCTGA
- the NRSN1 gene encoding neurensin-1 isoform X2, whose product MSSYADVCGSKHTQGSTEGGYQRYGVRSYLHQFYEDCTASIWEYEDDFQIQRSPSRWSSTFWKVGLISGTAFMLIGLTVLVVGFLVPPKIEALGKDDFVVVDTRAIQFNGSLDICKLAGAILFCVGGSTVAACLLMSAFAKSYSKEEKYLQQRFKERIADIKAHANPVTKAPAPGESKIPVTLSKVQSVQPLSET is encoded by the exons ATGAGCTCCTATGCTGATGTTTGTGGGTCCAAGCATACGCAGGGCAGCACCGAGGGAGGGTACCAACGCTACGGAGTTCGATCCTACCTGCATCAGTTTTATGAGGACTGCACAGCTTCAATTTGGGAGTATGAGGATGATTTTCAGATCCAGAGATCGCCTAGCAGGTGGAGCTCTACATTCTGGAAG gtcGGACTCATCTCTGGGACGGCTTTTATGCTGATAGGTTTAACAGTTCTTGTAGTGGGTTTTCTTGTGCCACCAAAAATTGAAGCTCTTGGGAAAGATGATTTTGTTGTGGTGGATACCCGTGCCATTCAGTTTAATGGGTCCCTTGATATATGCAAGCTGGCTGGAGCAATCTTGTTTTGCGTTGGAGGGTCCACCGTGGCGGCATGTCTGCTGATGTCTGCTTTTGCTAAAAGTTActccaaagaagaaaagtacCTCCAGCAAAGATTTAAAGAGAGAATAGCTGATATAAAAGCCCACGCAAATCCAGTCACAAAAGCGCCAGCACCGGGAGAATCAAAGATACCCGTCACTTTGTCCAAAGTTCAAAGTGTCCAACCTTTATCTGAAACCTGA